The Malus domestica chromosome 17, GDT2T_hap1 genome contains the following window.
ctctttcgccactcatttggcatcttcttcgttttcaaaatcctattgaaaatgtcagtgagccatgctatacctgtctctcccaagactttccacacttcgatcggtatatcgtctgggcctactgcttttctatgcttcatcttcttcaaagctacaaccacttcttccttcttgattcgaggataaaaggagtagtttctacactcttctgagttactcaactcccctagagaagtactcctttcatgtccttcattgaaaaggttatgaaaataacctctccatctgtctttgaccgcgttctctgtagcaagaacctttccatcctcatccttgatgcacctcacttggtttaggtcccttgtcttcttttcccttgctctagctagtttatagatatccaactctccttcttttgtatctagtcgcttatacatatcgtcataagccgctaacttagcttctctcacagctttcttcgcctcttgcttcgctcttctatacctttcaccattttcatcggtcctatccttgtataaggctttacaacattccttcttagccttcacctttgtttgtacctcctcattccaccaccaaaattccttttggtgtggagcaaagcccttggactctcctaatacctcttttgctacttttcggatacaactagccatggaatcccacatttggctagcttccccctctctatcccacacacactgggtgattactttctctttgaaaatgacttgtttttctccttttagatttcaccatctagtccttgggcacttccaagtcttattcttttttctcactcttttgatatgtacatccatcaccaataagcaatgttgattagccaagctctctcccggtataactttgcaatccttacaagttatacggtcccatttcctcattagaagaaaatctatttgtatttttgacgacccactcttgtaggtgatcacatgttcttctctcttcttaaagaaggtgttggctaagaagagatcatatgccattgcaaaatccaagatagcttccccatcctcgtttctctccccaaaaccatggccccCATGATAACCTCTAAAATCccttaaaataaatgaaaaacacCTGGATTTTTGTAGACTCACAAAAAGTCAACTGAATACCACAAGATTTCATATACAAATTAAAAGTTGTAAAAAGTCTATCCAATACAAGGTGACTTTTGTTAACTTCTTAAAAGTCTATATTAAATACACTTGAATTTAAGAGTAAAGAAAAGTACATAAAACTCCATATACAATACAACTCCTTATGTAGATTAACGTAGAATATCGTTTGcattaaaaaagaaaaccaaTCAAAATCAAATGACCACAATATCAATTAAAAAGAATAATAGTTtacaaaaagtaaaagaaagGTGAACAAAAAATGATTTCTCTCtaataaaaatttacaaaacTCTTTCCTTATACTTGTTTATCTGTGTTTTACAAGCCCCTTAACAAGAGAGCGTCTGATAAATCATAACTGCAACCAAGTTTCCTCTTATTCCTCCTCTctggaaacaaaaaaactgaaATGTGAAGGACTGAGGATATATCCCCTCATTTTTCATCAGAAGTGTCCGTTTTTCGATTTTCGACCTTCGAGGGATTCTCGTGTTCTGTCTGTGGGGAGGTATGGTTTGAAGCATCCACGGACAAATTAGAGACTGCACTTGCCAAAGCTGCTTCCTTCTCGCCATCAGCAGAAGCTGTAGGGGACCCGTCAGGAGTGGTAAGGTTTGATTCCGCCTCCCCTCCCGGTTGCTGCAGACTCCAGTACATGATGCTTGCAGTCAAAGTAAGCATCATCTTCTGGTTTACCTGTCATACCAAAGCACACAACAGTTAAATTCGGGTGTTTACATATACCAACTAATCAATAATCCGCTGAAGACGGTAAACTAAGGTTTGGGTTAAAACCAGTTTTCAACTGAATAATCATGTTACTTCACAGACATCGGTTAACGGTCTTCTTTACTTGAAAGCAGTTTGAACATAAGCAGAAACATATGAGAAATAAATACGACTTAATCAGAGGCCAGACGGGACAGAAAGTACTCGATGTTTTCATATATTCGAGTCAAGATGAAACAGATGAGTATGTTATAAGTATTTTGATCAACTCTAATACTCATACCTCTATAATGTCCTCTGGTAACAAGAAAATGGAGCAACCTAGCTTTCTGGCCACACTGATTATATACGTTGCATTCAACTTCTTATCTTCCTCTGCAATATTGATGATAAGGAAGTTAAAAACTTGAGTGGTAACGAGAAGAACATGACGTAGAAGTGAAACGTTTCCCACTGTAATTCTATATACATGTTCATGTCAAATTGTCGATCCCTACGAAGCCAAAAGCCTGCTAGCTCGATACAATAACTTATTAGCAAGTACAATGTAACAAGTGTACAAATAATATTGTAAGAAAAAACCTTCATGAACAACAAAAATTAGCATACCAGTTTCCCCCTTTGTGGCAAGACTCCAATTCACCACCCTTGGCTCCACAGAACTAAGAAGCTCGAGGAAGAAAACTCCACTTGAGAGATTTTTATCCTAAAATTTGAAAGTTCagtaaaaacaaaaccataaatAAAAGCTGAATCACCAACCATGGGATCAAAGCTGTCAGTGAGAACAGCTATTGTCAAATTAATTACCTTGAAACTCTCCACTTGGGAGTTTCTACCCGCCTGCTTAACTTTTTTGTTCGCCCAATTTAGAATGTCAGCGTCAGTAATCTCTTTACCCGCTTTATCTTGGGAGTGGGATCTCAAGTTTCTCAAGAGTTGAAGCATACTAAACCTCATCAACTGCCATAAAAATGCTGCAGAGGTAGAAAATTTGATAAGTTATCACTTACATCATAAAAAGTATGAATTGACAGAAAGGCCATGGCCGCAGTTTGTCTGCGCACAACCAGAAACAAAAACTTCAGTCTTTTACTTTTGTCAAGTCGATCAGAAAACGTACAGTTCTAAGAAAGTACCATAATTTTTAAGGTTTGCTTGGATGCAAAAATTGAATATTGTGGTTATACCAAGATAGaacattaaagaaaaaaactctTCAAACTTACCAAGTACGAGCTTCTTATTTCCTTGCACAATATCATTCCCTGCTACATTCACAAGGGAGAAATTTAATTGCTTTCCAATCTCTATAACTTGGTTGGCATTCTCGACTTTTCTAAATGGCATTTTTATTGGAGGCTTTGATGCCTTCTTCCAGTTGACTGATCCTGAAGAAATTTTGTCAAGCACTTCTAAAAGAACCCATCTGCAAACATTAACCACGGGTCAACCAGGCACAACCTGTATGTGCTTCGAAGGGGTAAGTGTGAGAAGGAATTGAAAATCTCACCCATTTCTGACATCTTCGAAAAGATTATTGACATAGGTAGCAGTTCCAAGACTGTTAATCCAGAGCCGGAAGCATCTCTCTTCTCGAGAAGTTTCAGCATCATCTGTCATCATCTCAGCAAAGGACATTTTTTTACTATCAGCAGACAGGCCATTTCTGCAATAAAAACGCCACACAGGATTAACACAGCATAATTATTTTGCAATAGAGAAAGCCAAATTTGCAAGCTCAAACTAAAGCACTTGGGAAATACTGTTTCTTGCCTGTGCTGGAAAATTTGTGCAACAAATGCAAGGTTAAGATTTGGTGAGCCCTCAACAATGTCTTTCGGAGTAAGGTATCTTTTGCAATCCAATTTCTCTGCTTGCTCAAGAACCAGGTTTGCTCTTGCTGTAGGATCTTTCATATCCAAGGCAGCGGGGCCCGAGTGCTCTGGTGCAAGAGCATTAAGCAGGTAAGCATAAGCCTCTCCATcctgaaaatgtgttgagattATTACACGATCATGAGGACAAGAAAAAAACTCAACAGACtttaaaacaaaaggaaatcaTGTCGGATACAAGTTTTCTGAAGAATATTGCTTTTATTTATAAGCCAGCAACAAATTCTAGTTGCAAGTGAGTCAAATAAGATACGATGTATAATACATATAAAATCTTCTGCCTCCTAACTGATAATCTAGTGGTCAGTTTACTGGAAACCAGAAGTACAATTGTAACACCAATGCTATTTGGTTTATGCATAAAATGCTTATAATTACTAAAGTGGTCAGCTCGCTCGTACCTTTACATCAGAAGAAAAGTTTGTGACTTGCTTTTCGTAGCCAGCTTTCTTCAGATgaaaattcatccatttcagTAGAACCTTATCGGGTGGCAGACCCAAGAGCTCCTCTACATCCTGTCCACTAACACAATAGCTCAAGTAAGTTTGTGTGTTCATCCACAAACAGAGCAAAGTGTAAATTGAGATCATCCACCCTTATTCAACCGAGGATAAAAgggaaacaaataaaaaagtttgACCTGGCTGTCATCCACCAATTCCACGAGTTGTGGAGTTTTCTTCAGATTGAGATCAGCTAACAGTTGAATCTGATATTGCCACCACATGAAAAAACAAGTTACAGTTTAAGCCTGGACAGCCCAAATCTTGAATCATTGTGGTTTCTATGAGCTAAAAGACACACAAGAAAAAGGCAAAAAAGATTTCATACAGCATACCTTGATTATTTGAGAAATCAAGCCAAGTACAAGATGGGGCTGCAAATTAAGAATAAGGAGAAAACATTACGAGAAAACGAGGTAACTCAGGACAACAGGAAAGTAACAATAAGATTCCACTAGGTAGCTGGCAGTGCTCAACTTACTCTTGCTTCAACCAAGTCCTGTGTGCCGATATTAACTACAGTACAGCCGATAGCCTTCGCAGAATTAAGACAAAGGGTATGGTTCTCATTCCTCTCCCACGGATTAAGGACTGCTTTAGTGTTGATAGCTCGCTCATCTATAGTCCCAGGAACAGCTATATTGATAAGCTTACTACATCAAGcaactaaaataattaagaaaCTCGAATATATCAGCTGACTCTACTGAGTAGAAAATTATTCAGTGGTTCTGGCTCCCCTACCAGAGTAGTACTCCATCTTTTGCAAGATCAAATAGAGCATTTGTAGATGGATCCAAAGGAAGATACTTCTTCAAGAACGGATCTTCTGCCAGGTAGCCATTAATGTGGGCAACATAAGAAGACTTCTCAGAAGTATTAATTGCGTGGTGAACCGTTGTTGTGGTTGCCTTGAGAAAGGAAGATTGTTTTGAACCACCAGATTTTGCATTTGCACGCGCTTGCAAATTCAAATGTGCCTGCCATTTAGCAAATCTCATTCCATTGTGTCTAACAAGTATCAGAAAATGATGTACAGTTACAAGGAACAAAACTGAAAATGCATGTTCAATAATCTCATTTAAATGAAGGAGGAATGGAACACTTTACTCCATACTCGAAAACTCACCCGAAGATAGGACTCAAAATCAGTATCTTCGCCAGTGTCCTTGCCCGACTCCAATAAGATTGATTTAATCTCATCTTCATTAAACATTTCACTGAAAGCCTTCAATTTCGCAAAAACAGGCGGCAAATCTCCCAATGTGACTCGACCAGACTGATTCCTTATCGAAAGAAACTAAAACCAATGCAACCAATTCCACATATCACCACAAAATTGCCAAATGATCAAATAATTTCTCCAAAATAACGTATACAGCCtaaaaattgaacaaaacaCAAAATGCATAAGTTtgttaacaaataaaaaaaagcttACTTTCGATTTGAGGGTGCGAAGCTCGACTTGAGTGAATTGGCTCTGCAGCCATGTGTCAGAAACAATCACTCCTTCAAATGCAGACATGTTCCCCCTTGTGCCAAATTCCCGGTACAAAAAAAACTCAAACACTGAATTCCGAGAAACAAAAATCACATATTTCAATCTTCAAATATCCATAAAGATCACAATGTTCGACATTTTAGCATGGAATTATTAATCTGGCAACAACAGAAACACAAACTAGATCGATATATGAAGAGAACCCAATTGAGGAATCATATCACAGATGTAAACTACCATGCACGTCGATCAAAAAATGCGTTTTTAAGATTGACCCAGTAATCGAATCGTACAGTAACGGACATAAACCAACATACGAATCAAAACCCACGTCCGGGAATGGAGTGCACCAGACAGAGACTCAGAAAACAAAACCGAAATTGATGGACTTTCTCATTGTTTCTGCAGAAGTTTGGATGTtcttcagagagagagagagagaaaaatatttGTGTGCAGATTTGATGAAAGGGAAGAAGCGAAAGTGAGAGAAGGAGAGAAAAACGTGTAGGCGAAAGGACGCGCGGAGAGCCAGGGGGAAGGCAAGTTAGATTAGGAAAATGGAAAAAGCAGAGGAGATGCTATGTCTCTGTATAAGGAGTGTGAGAATGTCTAAAAATATTTTGAGGGAAAAGGGAACACCAAAACCATTCATTTTCCGTGGGAACGTCTGTTCGGCATCTTCTATAAATTTCAAATAATTTATTGTGCTTCCTCGTAAGTAAACACATTAGTGTGAGCACTGTCGCACGTCGGAAAGTTAAAATTTTTTACAATGGTCGGTAAAGAGTTGGATCACATTTGTTGCTTGTTGATTTAGAGaccgtttgataattattttatttttaatttttaattttttgtcagtattcaattttttaaaaaattaaaattaacaacaaaggccaaattttgaacaaatttaatttttgtaacaAAGGTCAaatttcagttttcaattttaaaaaaatgaaaataaaaagtgaaaattgaaaacaaaattattcTCAAACaataagaattcaaaacaagatTTCATTCATACCACATTTGCATATTACTCTATTTGAGTGTCTGGCGAACTTCTGCCTTAGCTTAACCCAGTGTGGGCCTCCTGCTAGGGCCCACTATGCCAAAAGCGAGAGAAACcccatttctctctttctttctttttacacCCCCACATCGTCACACGGGAGGGAAATGTAAAAAAAAGGATCTTATCAACCTGTTCCGCCCTAAGATAATAAGTTCATGAACTTAGTCTTACTTCACCGTCGAGAAACAAAAGAAGACTTTCATCTCCAAGTTTAACTCAGACGCAGCTCGCTTTGGGTGTGGAGCAGCGTCAAACCATTAGACATATATAAGAAAAGCTGCATATTTTGTTGCCTGGGCTAGAATCTATATGGCCTTGAGGTTGTGCCTGAAATAACGTCGTAGTTTGAAAAGGCAGGTGGTGTCATAAGCAAAAGTAGGGGCAGGTTCACAGCATGACTCGTGGTTGGAAATACATCCCATCTCCCCAAGTTATCTCCCAAGTCACATAATGAGTGCGATACTAAGATGAGAATATAAACTCGGTGACATCCGAAGATGGGAAAATATACTCCGTGACACTCATGTCTTTAAATATACTCCGTGACACACAAGTcaagtctttctccttgtaaaGATCAATTGAGTGAGCAATGCTTAATCTTTTTTCTACGCAACATGTTTCTCAATGAGACACAGTGAAAACCTGTGCTACTTTCAGTTGCATAACTGCTCACAAGAAGCAAAAAACAGTAGGCGATCCCCAAAACATGAAAAA
Protein-coding sequences here:
- the LOC103404980 gene encoding fimbrin-5-like, giving the protein MSAFEGVIVSDTWLQSQFTQVELRTLKSKFLSIRNQSGRVTLGDLPPVFAKLKAFSEMFNEDEIKSILLESGKDTGEDTDFESYLRAHLNLQARANAKSGGSKQSSFLKATTTTVHHAINTSEKSSYVAHINGYLAEDPFLKKYLPLDPSTNALFDLAKDGVLLCKLINIAVPGTIDERAINTKAVLNPWERNENHTLCLNSAKAIGCTVVNIGTQDLVEARPHLVLGLISQIIKIQLLADLNLKKTPQLVELVDDSQDVEELLGLPPDKVLLKWMNFHLKKAGYEKQVTNFSSDVKDGEAYAYLLNALAPEHSGPAALDMKDPTARANLVLEQAEKLDCKRYLTPKDIVEGSPNLNLAFVAQIFQHRNGLSADSKKMSFAEMMTDDAETSREERCFRLWINSLGTATYVNNLFEDVRNGWVLLEVLDKISSGSVNWKKASKPPIKMPFRKVENANQVIEIGKQLNFSLVNVAGNDIVQGNKKLVLAFLWQLMRFSMLQLLRNLRSHSQDKAGKEITDADILNWANKKVKQAGRNSQVESFKDKNLSSGVFFLELLSSVEPRVVNWSLATKGETEEDKKLNATYIISVARKLGCSIFLLPEDIIEVNQKMMLTLTASIMYWSLQQPGGEAESNLTTPDGSPTASADGEKEAALASAVSNLSVDASNHTSPQTEHENPSKVENRKTDTSDEK